One Neisseria sicca genomic region harbors:
- the smpB gene encoding SsrA-binding protein SmpB — protein MSIANNKKAFHDFFIEDQLEAGLVLEGWEVKAIRAGRVQLKESYIYWKKDAFYLVGCHITALPTASTHVKPDPVRPRKLLLKQSEINKLIGKTERAGYTIVPLNLHFTRGKIKMEIGLAKGKKQHDKRQSLKEADWKREKQRLMKNVR, from the coding sequence ATGAGTATTGCCAATAATAAAAAAGCCTTTCACGACTTCTTTATCGAAGACCAGCTTGAAGCCGGTCTGGTATTGGAAGGTTGGGAAGTCAAAGCCATCCGCGCCGGGCGGGTGCAGTTGAAAGAAAGCTATATCTACTGGAAAAAAGACGCTTTTTATCTGGTCGGCTGCCATATTACCGCGCTGCCGACTGCTTCGACGCACGTCAAACCCGACCCCGTCCGTCCGCGCAAGCTTTTGCTCAAGCAATCCGAAATCAACAAGCTCATCGGTAAAACCGAGCGTGCGGGTTACACCATCGTCCCGTTGAACCTGCACTTCACACGCGGCAAAATCAAAATGGAAATCGGTTTGGCGAAGGGTAAAAAACAACACGACAAACGCCAAAGCCTGAAAGAAGCCGACTGGAAACGCGAAAAACAACGTTTGATGAAAAATGTGCGCTGA
- a CDS encoding DUF4189 domain-containing protein, translating to MKKIVTALIATILSAGANAADTYGYLAMWQNPQDGNDALLIKTTKENMSQIEANAELEAFCRGQDTLSGVQNGEATGCKSVVPLHNTCIAVAYPKSEGKLTTNNAVVITSPRFKSVHQVALNQCIKKYGSQGQCGLETVYCTSSAYYGGTVKTLLNRLKSQ from the coding sequence ATGAAAAAAATTGTAACGGCACTTATCGCCACCATTTTGTCAGCAGGCGCAAATGCAGCGGATACTTATGGTTATCTCGCCATGTGGCAGAACCCGCAAGACGGCAATGATGCGCTGCTGATTAAAACGACTAAAGAAAATATGTCGCAAATCGAGGCAAATGCGGAGCTGGAAGCGTTTTGCCGCGGGCAGGACACGCTTTCGGGCGTACAAAACGGCGAGGCGACAGGCTGTAAATCCGTTGTTCCGCTTCATAACACCTGCATCGCCGTCGCATATCCGAAATCGGAAGGCAAGCTGACGACAAACAATGCGGTTGTGATTACTTCGCCGCGCTTTAAGAGCGTGCATCAGGTTGCGCTGAATCAGTGTATTAAAAAATACGGCTCGCAAGGTCAATGCGGCTTGGAAACGGTGTACTGCACTTCAAGCGCTTATTACGGCGGTACGGTCAAAACGTTGTTAAACCGCTTGAAATCGCAATAA
- a CDS encoding winged helix-turn-helix transcriptional regulator encodes MAETEPTHGACCPVVNTLDIIGGKWKVLILYYLHGETRRFNELQRLLAGVTQRMLTLQLRELEHDGIVHREVYPQVPPKVEYSLTAFGQTLMPVIEAMHRWGEQYAAECAKHRKQPQE; translated from the coding sequence ATGGCGGAAACAGAACCGACACACGGCGCCTGCTGTCCGGTCGTTAATACTTTGGATATTATCGGCGGTAAGTGGAAGGTGTTGATTTTATATTATTTACACGGGGAAACCCGACGATTCAACGAGTTGCAGCGTCTGCTGGCGGGCGTTACCCAGCGGATGCTGACGTTGCAATTGCGCGAGTTGGAGCACGACGGTATTGTCCATCGCGAAGTGTATCCGCAGGTGCCGCCGAAAGTGGAGTATTCGCTGACCGCGTTCGGGCAGACATTGATGCCCGTCATCGAGGCGATGCACCGCTGGGGCGAGCAATATGCCGCAGAATGTGCAAAACACAGAAAGCAGCCGCAAGAGTAA
- a CDS encoding pirin family protein, which yields MRNVKQIYRATSQHWVGDGFLVQPLFSHMGDDRGTNPFLMLDYAAPYEFSTNEARSPRGVGQHPHKGFETVTIAYHGEVAHRDSSGGGGIIYEGDVQWMTAGSGIIHEEFHSENFSKKGGLFEMVQLWVNLPAKDKNTPPRYQHLAKASIPVVELPDEAGRLRLIAGEYKGVKGAADTFTEMNVWDIVLNAGKKAVLEIPETHNLSMVVLRGNVTLNGKEQADAGQLVGFEKSGGNVHIEAGSEEVKILLLSGVPIDEPVVGYGPFVMNTAEEIRQAISDFKSGKFGSID from the coding sequence ATGCGCAACGTCAAACAAATCTACCGTGCAACCAGCCAACACTGGGTCGGCGACGGATTCCTCGTCCAACCCCTGTTCTCCCACATGGGCGACGACCGCGGCACCAACCCTTTCCTGATGCTCGACTACGCCGCACCCTATGAATTCTCCACCAACGAAGCCCGCAGCCCGCGCGGTGTTGGACAACACCCGCACAAAGGCTTTGAAACCGTTACCATCGCCTACCACGGCGAAGTGGCACACCGCGACTCCAGCGGCGGCGGAGGCATCATTTACGAAGGCGACGTGCAATGGATGACCGCAGGTTCGGGCATCATCCATGAAGAATTCCACTCCGAAAACTTCAGCAAAAAAGGCGGACTGTTTGAAATGGTCCAACTTTGGGTCAACCTGCCCGCCAAAGACAAAAACACGCCGCCGCGCTATCAGCATCTCGCCAAAGCCAGTATCCCCGTGGTTGAGCTCCCTGACGAGGCAGGCCGCCTGCGGCTGATTGCAGGAGAATACAAAGGCGTAAAAGGCGCAGCCGACACCTTCACCGAAATGAACGTCTGGGACATCGTTTTGAATGCCGGTAAAAAAGCCGTATTGGAAATACCTGAAACCCACAACCTGTCCATGGTCGTCCTGCGTGGCAACGTTACCCTAAACGGCAAAGAGCAGGCGGACGCAGGACAACTGGTCGGCTTTGAGAAAAGCGGCGGCAACGTACACATAGAAGCCGGCAGCGAAGAAGTCAAAATCCTTTTGCTCTCCGGCGTCCCGATTGACGAACCCGTCGTCGGCTATGGCCCGTTTGTGATGAACACCGCCGAAGAAATCCGCCAAGCCATCAGCGATTTCAAAAGCGGCAAATTTGGAAGCATCGATTGA
- the tpx gene encoding thiol peroxidase, giving the protein MAQITFHDNPVHTSGDLPAVGQTAPAFSLTAADLSDKTLADFAGKRKVLNIFPSVDTGVCAQSVRTFNQRASSLDNAVVLCISADLPFAQARFCGAEGLDNVVNLSTFRSSFAADYGVALTDSPLRGLTARAVVVLDENDKVLHSELVAEIANEPDYDAALAVL; this is encoded by the coding sequence ATGGCTCAAATTACCTTCCACGACAACCCTGTCCATACTTCCGGCGACCTGCCCGCTGTCGGTCAAACCGCGCCTGCATTCAGCCTGACCGCCGCCGACCTGTCCGACAAAACTTTGGCGGATTTTGCGGGCAAACGCAAAGTATTGAACATTTTCCCAAGCGTCGACACCGGCGTGTGCGCCCAATCTGTGCGTACGTTTAACCAACGCGCGTCTTCTTTGGACAACGCGGTCGTGTTGTGCATCTCCGCCGACCTGCCGTTTGCCCAAGCCCGCTTCTGCGGCGCGGAAGGTTTGGACAATGTTGTGAACCTGTCTACGTTCCGCAGCAGCTTTGCCGCCGATTACGGCGTCGCCCTGACCGACAGCCCGTTGCGCGGACTGACTGCGCGCGCCGTTGTGGTTTTGGACGAAAACGACAAAGTCCTGCACAGCGAACTGGTTGCCGAAATTGCCAACGAGCCTGATTACGACGCGGCTTTGGCTGTTTTGTAA
- the hemF gene encoding oxygen-dependent coproporphyrinogen oxidase, translating to MHTEAVLTVLKNLQNQICAALEQEDGGAVFARKEWTGKLGVGETRVLKNGAVFEQAGVNFSHVKGSKMPASATAHRPELAGAAFEAMGVSLVIHPKNPYVPTSHANVRFFIAYPEGGEPVWWFGGGFDLTPFYPFEEDILHWHTVARDVCAPFGEAVYPEFKKWCDEYFYLKHRGETRGVGGLFFDDLNRWDFDTCLNFIKAVGEGYIGAYLPIVAKRKNTPYGERERDFQLYRRGRYVEFNLVWDRGTLFGLQSGGRTESILMSMPPLVRFEYQYVPEEGSPEARLNEFLTARDWLSEMQ from the coding sequence ATGCACACCGAAGCCGTTTTAACCGTATTGAAAAACCTGCAAAACCAAATCTGCGCCGCGCTTGAGCAAGAAGACGGCGGGGCGGTGTTTGCGCGTAAAGAATGGACGGGCAAGTTGGGTGTGGGCGAAACCCGCGTATTGAAAAACGGCGCGGTATTCGAGCAGGCGGGCGTGAATTTTTCGCATGTGAAGGGCAGTAAAATGCCCGCTTCGGCGACGGCGCACCGTCCTGAACTGGCGGGCGCGGCGTTTGAGGCGATGGGCGTGTCGCTGGTGATTCATCCGAAAAATCCGTATGTGCCGACCAGCCATGCGAACGTGCGCTTTTTTATCGCGTATCCGGAAGGCGGCGAGCCTGTGTGGTGGTTCGGCGGCGGCTTTGATTTGACGCCGTTTTATCCGTTTGAAGAAGACATTTTGCATTGGCACACGGTGGCGCGGGACGTGTGCGCGCCGTTTGGGGAAGCGGTTTATCCCGAGTTCAAAAAATGGTGCGACGAGTATTTTTACCTGAAACACCGCGGCGAAACGCGCGGCGTAGGCGGTTTGTTTTTCGACGATTTGAACCGCTGGGATTTCGATACCTGTCTGAATTTCATCAAGGCGGTCGGCGAAGGCTATATCGGGGCGTATCTGCCGATTGTGGCGAAACGCAAAAACACGCCGTACGGCGAACGCGAACGCGATTTCCAGCTTTACCGGCGCGGGCGTTATGTAGAATTTAATTTGGTTTGGGACAGGGGCACGCTGTTCGGCCTGCAAAGCGGCGGACGCACGGAAAGCATTTTGATGTCCATGCCGCCCTTGGTGCGCTTCGAATATCAATACGTGCCCGAAGAAGGTTCGCCCGAAGCGCGGCTGAACGAGTTTCTCACTGCCCGCGACTGGCTCTCGGAGATGCAATAA
- the tadA gene encoding tRNA adenosine(34) deaminase TadA has translation MLTTPPVAPQTLAALQALGIRSVEELRETGSVQAFLLLKAAGLTVTRSTLWQLEALLLGIKPQDLPQTQKTALEQALKNHPPVAVFPTSSEMETFMRAALTQAEQSASIGEIPVGAVVVSNNQIIAAAHNTCVSDHDISRHAEIRALAAAGAALQNYRLDGCDLYITLEPCAMCASAIIQARVRRVIYGAAEPKTGAAGSVVNLFANPLLNKHTAIKGGILEDECKAVLQAFFQTRRKQY, from the coding sequence CTGTTGACCACGCCGCCCGTCGCCCCGCAAACCTTAGCCGCCCTGCAAGCCCTCGGCATCCGCAGCGTAGAGGAGCTGCGCGAAACCGGTTCTGTTCAAGCATTCCTGCTGCTCAAAGCCGCCGGACTGACCGTTACCCGCAGCACGCTTTGGCAACTCGAAGCCCTGCTGCTCGGCATCAAACCGCAAGACCTACCGCAAACGCAGAAAACCGCTTTGGAACAAGCCCTTAAAAACCATCCGCCCGTCGCCGTTTTCCCCACGTCGTCTGAAATGGAAACCTTCATGCGCGCTGCCTTGACGCAGGCAGAACAATCCGCCAGCATCGGCGAAATCCCCGTCGGCGCGGTCGTCGTCTCCAACAACCAAATCATCGCCGCCGCCCACAACACCTGCGTCAGCGACCACGACATCAGCCGCCACGCCGAAATCCGCGCCCTTGCCGCCGCAGGTGCCGCCCTCCAAAACTACCGCCTCGACGGCTGCGACCTCTACATCACGCTCGAACCCTGCGCCATGTGCGCCTCCGCCATCATCCAAGCCCGCGTCCGCCGCGTCATCTACGGCGCGGCAGAACCGAAAACCGGCGCGGCAGGCAGCGTTGTCAATCTGTTTGCCAACCCGCTGCTGAACAAGCACACGGCAATCAAAGGCGGCATCTTGGAAGACGAATGCAAAGCCGTTTTACAGGCATTTTTTCAGACGAGGCGCAAACAGTATTAA
- the miaA gene encoding tRNA (adenosine(37)-N6)-dimethylallyltransferase MiaA — MDTPKAFAILGPTAGGKTALALKIAEALPVEIISLDSALVYRDMDIGTAKPTAAELDAVPHHLIDIVPPTESYSAAEFVGDCVRLAEEIRARGRLPLIVGGTMMYFHALTEGLNDLPEADAAVRARLQEEKQQYGLVHLYQSLQTIDPETAGRLKPNDSQRIERALEVYRLTGKPLSAHFAEKADYTPPLDLCTTALIPENRALLHENIARRFTQMLEQGFIDEMRALRQKYPELTADMPAMRCVGYRQAWDYLEGLTDYDTFVEKGIAATRQLAKRQLTWLRKIPLAHSIDPYTDGNHVQTTLALVRRHFQI, encoded by the coding sequence ATGGACACCCCAAAAGCCTTTGCCATACTCGGCCCGACTGCCGGCGGGAAAACCGCCCTTGCCTTGAAAATCGCCGAAGCCCTGCCGGTTGAAATCATCAGCCTCGATTCCGCGCTGGTGTACCGCGATATGGACATCGGCACGGCAAAGCCGACGGCAGCCGAGCTTGATGCCGTGCCGCACCACCTTATCGACATCGTCCCGCCGACGGAGTCTTACAGCGCGGCGGAGTTTGTCGGCGACTGCGTGCGGCTGGCGGAGGAAATCCGCGCGCGCGGCAGGCTGCCTTTGATTGTCGGCGGCACGATGATGTATTTCCACGCGCTGACCGAAGGCTTGAACGACCTGCCCGAAGCCGATGCCGCCGTGCGCGCCCGGTTGCAGGAAGAAAAACAACAATACGGCTTGGTGCATCTGTATCAAAGCCTGCAAACCATAGACCCTGAAACCGCAGGTCGTCTGAAACCGAACGACAGCCAACGTATCGAACGTGCTTTGGAAGTGTACCGCCTGACCGGCAAGCCCTTAAGCGCGCATTTTGCCGAAAAAGCCGACTACACCCCGCCGCTCGACCTTTGCACCACCGCCCTGATTCCCGAAAACCGCGCCTTGCTGCACGAAAACATCGCCCGCCGTTTCACGCAAATGCTGGAACAAGGCTTCATCGACGAAATGCGCGCCCTGCGCCAAAAATATCCCGAGCTGACCGCCGACATGCCCGCCATGCGCTGCGTCGGCTACCGGCAGGCATGGGATTACCTCGAAGGTTTGACCGATTACGACACCTTTGTCGAAAAAGGCATCGCCGCCACCCGCCAGCTTGCCAAGCGCCAACTCACTTGGCTGCGCAAAATCCCATTAGCGCACAGCATCGACCCCTACACTGACGGCAACCACGTTCAGACGACCTTAGCACTCGTGCGCCGCCATTTCCAAATTTAA
- a CDS encoding superoxide dismutase, giving the protein MEHKLPQLPYELDALSPHLSKETLEFHYGKHHQTYITNLNNQIKGTEFENLPLEEIVKKSSGGVFNNAAQTWNHTFYWLGFTPKGQGKPSGELAAAIDAKWGSFEKFQEAFSACAAGTFGSGWAWLVKTPAGELDLVSTSNAATPLTTENTPLLTCDVWEHAYYIDYRNSRPNYLKGFWEIVNWDEVAKRFTA; this is encoded by the coding sequence ATGGAACATAAGCTGCCACAACTGCCTTATGAACTGGACGCATTGTCCCCACATCTGAGCAAAGAGACTTTGGAGTTCCACTACGGCAAACACCATCAAACCTACATCACCAATCTGAACAATCAAATCAAAGGTACCGAATTTGAAAACCTGCCTTTGGAAGAGATTGTGAAAAAATCTTCAGGCGGCGTGTTCAACAACGCAGCCCAAACTTGGAATCACACCTTCTACTGGCTGGGTTTCACGCCCAAAGGTCAAGGCAAACCTTCCGGCGAGCTGGCCGCCGCCATCGACGCCAAATGGGGCAGCTTCGAGAAATTCCAAGAAGCATTCTCCGCTTGCGCGGCAGGCACTTTCGGTTCAGGTTGGGCATGGCTGGTGAAAACCCCTGCCGGCGAATTGGATTTGGTTTCCACTTCCAACGCGGCAACTCCGCTGACCACTGAAAACACTCCGCTGCTGACCTGCGACGTATGGGAACACGCCTACTACATCGACTACCGCAACAGCCGCCCCAACTACCTGAAAGGTTTCTGGGAAATCGTCAACTGGGACGAAGTCGCCAAACGCTTTACTGCTTAA
- a CDS encoding DEAD/DEAH box helicase: MSIKFADLNLDKNILSAVRSEGYESPTPIQAQAIPFALEGRDIMASAQTGSGKTAAFLLPTLQRLTKRSEKPGKGPRALVLTPTRELAAQVEKNALAYAKNMRWFRTVSIVGGASFGYQTRALSKPVDLIVATPGRLMDLMQSGKVDFARLEVLILDEADRMLDMGFIDDIETIVEATPTDRQTLLFSATWDGAVGKLARKLTKNPEIIEVERVDNQGKIEEQLLYCDDMRHKNRLLDHILRDANIDQCVIFTSTKAMTEVIADDLYEKGFAANCLHGDMPQGWRNRTLMDLRKGRCKILVATDVAARGIDVPTITHVINYDLPKQAEDYVHRIGRTGRAGRTGIAITFAEVNEYVKVHKIEKYIARKLPELTVEGMEPTRKRKSAGGKPKGKGGWGDRKSGGWRGDKKPGKEGFGGKSRGEGFKKEGFKKGGEGFKGKRKANDSFGSKPNRPAKRG, encoded by the coding sequence ATGTCTATTAAATTTGCCGATTTAAACCTTGATAAAAACATCTTGTCCGCCGTACGCAGCGAGGGTTACGAAAGCCCGACGCCGATTCAGGCGCAAGCCATTCCGTTTGCTTTGGAAGGCCGCGACATCATGGCTTCGGCGCAAACCGGCTCCGGCAAAACCGCCGCCTTCCTGCTGCCGACGTTGCAGCGACTGACCAAACGCAGCGAAAAACCGGGCAAAGGCCCGCGCGCGTTGGTGTTGACGCCGACCCGCGAATTGGCGGCGCAAGTTGAGAAAAACGCGCTGGCGTATGCTAAAAATATGCGCTGGTTCCGCACCGTCAGCATCGTCGGCGGCGCATCTTTCGGCTACCAAACACGCGCCCTGAGCAAACCGGTTGACCTGATTGTCGCCACGCCGGGCCGTCTGATGGACTTGATGCAAAGCGGCAAAGTCGATTTCGCCCGCTTGGAAGTGCTGATTTTGGACGAAGCCGACCGTATGCTGGACATGGGTTTTATCGACGACATCGAAACCATCGTCGAAGCCACCCCGACCGACCGTCAGACTTTATTGTTCTCCGCCACTTGGGACGGCGCGGTCGGCAAACTGGCGCGCAAACTGACGAAAAACCCTGAAATCATCGAAGTCGAGCGCGTGGACAACCAAGGCAAAATCGAAGAGCAGTTGCTGTACTGCGACGATATGCGCCACAAAAACCGCCTGCTCGACCACATCCTGCGCGACGCCAATATCGACCAATGCGTGATTTTCACGTCCACCAAAGCCATGACCGAAGTCATCGCCGACGATTTGTACGAAAAAGGTTTCGCCGCCAACTGCCTGCACGGCGACATGCCGCAAGGCTGGCGCAACCGCACGCTGATGGATTTGCGCAAAGGCCGCTGCAAGATTTTGGTTGCCACCGACGTTGCCGCCCGCGGTATCGACGTGCCGACCATTACCCACGTTATCAACTACGACCTGCCGAAACAGGCGGAAGACTACGTCCACCGCATCGGCCGCACCGGACGGGCGGGGCGCACGGGTATTGCGATTACCTTCGCCGAAGTGAACGAATACGTCAAAGTACACAAAATCGAAAAATACATAGCCCGTAAATTGCCTGAGCTGACCGTCGAAGGCATGGAACCGACCCGCAAGCGTAAATCCGCAGGCGGCAAGCCGAAAGGCAAAGGCGGCTGGGGCGATAGAAAATCCGGCGGCTGGCGCGGCGATAAGAAACCGGGTAAAGAAGGCTTCGGCGGCAAATCGCGCGGCGAAGGTTTCAAAAAAGAAGGCTTTAAGAAAGGCGGCGAAGGCTTCAAAGGCAAACGTAAAGCCAACGATTCTTTCGGCTCGAAACCAAACCGTCCAGCGAAAAGAGGCTGA
- a CDS encoding class I SAM-dependent methyltransferase — MTDITPFANRMGKNIKHLMKWAKRNGIEAWRIYDRDIPQFPFAVDVYGDQIHLQEYDTGWLMQPEEYEAWLAEVLEAVAFVTGFAPEQIHLKRRERQKGLQQYEKTGKTGDDFVITENGRKFWVNLDKYLDTGLFLDHRNTRKKVGETAAGKRFLNLFSYTGSFTVYAATGGATSSETVDLSNTYLDWAKRNFELNGISPEQHKIVRADVFQYLQNAAADGKQFDLIVMDPPSFSNSKKMLDILDIQRDHKKLIDGAMNLLASGGLLYFSNNLRSFVLDDSVSEQYAVKDISKQSVPDDFRNKKIHQCWEIRHKA, encoded by the coding sequence ATGACCGACATCACACCCTTCGCCAACCGCATGGGCAAAAACATCAAACACCTCATGAAATGGGCGAAACGCAACGGCATCGAAGCCTGGCGTATTTACGACCGCGACATCCCCCAATTCCCCTTTGCCGTCGATGTTTACGGCGACCAAATCCACCTTCAGGAATACGATACCGGCTGGCTGATGCAGCCCGAAGAATACGAAGCGTGGCTTGCCGAAGTATTGGAAGCCGTCGCCTTCGTTACCGGTTTTGCGCCCGAACAAATCCACCTCAAGCGCCGCGAACGCCAAAAAGGCTTGCAGCAATACGAGAAAACCGGCAAAACCGGCGACGATTTCGTCATTACCGAAAACGGCCGCAAGTTTTGGGTCAACCTTGACAAATACCTCGACACCGGCCTCTTTCTCGACCACCGCAATACGCGCAAAAAAGTCGGCGAAACCGCAGCGGGCAAACGCTTCCTCAACCTGTTTTCCTACACCGGCAGCTTCACCGTCTATGCAGCCACCGGCGGCGCAACGTCCAGCGAAACCGTTGATTTGTCCAACACATATCTCGATTGGGCGAAACGCAATTTCGAACTCAACGGCATCAGCCCCGAGCAACACAAAATCGTCCGCGCCGACGTGTTCCAATACCTGCAAAACGCCGCTGCCGACGGCAAACAGTTCGACCTCATCGTCATGGATCCGCCCAGCTTCTCCAACAGCAAAAAGATGCTCGACATCCTCGACATCCAGCGCGACCACAAAAAGCTGATTGACGGCGCGATGAACCTGCTCGCTTCAGGCGGCCTTTTGTACTTCTCCAACAACTTGCGCAGCTTCGTCTTGGACGATTCGGTATCGGAACAATACGCCGTCAAAGACATTTCCAAACAATCCGTTCCCGACGATTTCCGCAACAAGAAAATCCATCAGTGTTGGGAAATCAGGCACAAAGCCTGA
- the ypfJ gene encoding KPN_02809 family neutral zinc metallopeptidase, with the protein MDWKGREQSQNVEDRRGSSGGGGGGRTPGILGIIVVLVGAYYGVDLSGLVGTPSMGTGSTQTSQLKPQEEAELNELARVVLADTEKAWGSYFKQHGQNYTPTTLVLYNGGTSTACGMGQSAMGPFYCPGDQKVYLDLDFYRDMQTKLNSASDAAFAYVIAHEVGHHVQNLLGILPKVHRMQQQVGKKEANALSVKLELQADCYAGIWGHYAVNNNIFKAEDITKAMLAAESVGDDRLQKEGQGYVVPDSFTHGSSEQRMAWLKRGLDSGDINQCNTFGN; encoded by the coding sequence ATGGATTGGAAAGGACGCGAACAGAGTCAAAACGTAGAAGACCGACGCGGCAGCAGCGGTGGAGGCGGCGGCGGTAGGACGCCCGGCATCCTCGGCATCATCGTCGTTTTGGTCGGCGCTTATTACGGCGTCGATTTGAGTGGCTTGGTCGGAACGCCTTCTATGGGCACAGGCTCAACCCAAACCTCCCAGCTCAAGCCTCAGGAAGAAGCCGAACTGAACGAACTTGCCCGCGTCGTCCTCGCCGATACGGAAAAAGCCTGGGGCAGCTATTTCAAGCAACACGGACAAAATTACACCCCGACCACGCTGGTGTTATACAACGGCGGTACATCCACCGCCTGCGGCATGGGTCAATCGGCAATGGGCCCGTTCTACTGCCCGGGCGACCAAAAAGTCTATCTCGACTTAGACTTTTATAGGGATATGCAGACCAAACTCAACTCTGCCAGCGATGCCGCGTTTGCCTACGTCATCGCACACGAAGTGGGACACCACGTCCAAAACCTGCTCGGCATTCTGCCCAAAGTCCACAGAATGCAGCAACAGGTCGGCAAAAAAGAAGCCAATGCCCTTTCCGTCAAACTCGAATTGCAGGCGGACTGCTACGCGGGCATTTGGGGGCATTACGCCGTCAACAATAATATCTTCAAAGCCGAAGACATCACCAAAGCCATGCTGGCTGCCGAATCCGTCGGCGACGACCGCCTGCAGAAAGAGGGGCAGGGCTATGTCGTTCCCGACAGCTTTACACACGGCTCGTCCGAACAGCGCATGGCATGGCTCAAACGCGGTTTGGACAGCGGCGACATCAACCAATGCAACACTTTCGGTAACTGA